A section of the Streptomyces sp. Je 1-369 genome encodes:
- a CDS encoding MFS transporter, whose amino-acid sequence MKPVSAAPPDPTEPRPGVRTRWRARLREAVVPLARRAFRLHWCGYLLSWAGSAVAPLALAFAALATGGGPRALGVVLAAGVLPQIVLLPVGGVIADRYHRVRVMVWSNVVCALAETAAACLIWSGTVQVWQLAVTAGVCGAAGAFFVPAADGAVVQVVPAGQRHTANALLKFGQNVGKMASPALGGVLIAAAGPAFALVWDAVTFAVSAVLFARIKVSRTGPRPESAAPRRGGPGAGLRGEMGRGWREVWDRRWLAVMVCQAAVTGSAWLAGYQLLGPLYGQRVLGGAALWGVVVSAFTGGLIAGAALALAWRPSWVGAVVCAGTGALALPLAAIAVRAPLPALVAAFVVAGAGLELAMVVWLSLLQERIPGDRLGRVLSYSTLGQMLPVPVAYLLTGPATERLGLHTTLAWAAGLVTTAALFPLVLPQVRRLTHTPARRATEA is encoded by the coding sequence GTGAAGCCGGTCAGCGCGGCGCCGCCGGATCCTACCGAGCCACGGCCCGGCGTACGGACCAGGTGGCGGGCCCGGCTGCGCGAGGCCGTCGTGCCGCTTGCCCGGCGCGCCTTCCGGCTGCACTGGTGCGGCTACCTGCTGTCGTGGGCGGGGTCGGCCGTCGCCCCGCTTGCTCTCGCGTTCGCCGCGCTCGCCACCGGCGGTGGCCCGCGGGCCCTGGGGGTCGTGCTCGCTGCCGGTGTCCTCCCGCAGATCGTGCTGCTGCCGGTCGGGGGCGTGATCGCCGACCGGTACCACCGCGTCCGGGTGATGGTGTGGTCCAACGTCGTCTGCGCGCTCGCCGAGACGGCGGCCGCATGTCTGATCTGGTCAGGCACCGTTCAGGTGTGGCAGCTCGCGGTCACGGCGGGCGTGTGCGGTGCCGCGGGCGCGTTCTTCGTACCCGCGGCGGACGGCGCCGTCGTGCAGGTGGTGCCGGCCGGGCAGCGGCACACGGCCAACGCGCTCCTGAAGTTCGGGCAGAACGTGGGGAAGATGGCGAGCCCGGCGCTGGGCGGCGTGCTCATCGCCGCGGCGGGCCCGGCGTTTGCACTCGTCTGGGACGCGGTCACCTTCGCCGTGTCGGCGGTCCTGTTCGCGCGCATCAAGGTGTCCCGGACGGGCCCGCGGCCGGAGTCCGCGGCACCCCGGCGGGGCGGGCCGGGTGCGGGCCTGCGCGGCGAGATGGGCCGCGGCTGGCGCGAGGTGTGGGACCGGCGCTGGCTCGCGGTGATGGTCTGTCAGGCCGCCGTGACCGGTTCGGCCTGGCTGGCCGGCTACCAGCTGCTCGGGCCCCTGTACGGGCAACGGGTCCTCGGCGGGGCCGCGCTGTGGGGTGTCGTCGTGTCCGCCTTCACCGGCGGCCTGATCGCCGGGGCCGCACTGGCACTGGCGTGGCGGCCCTCCTGGGTCGGTGCCGTCGTGTGCGCGGGGACCGGAGCCCTGGCCCTGCCTCTCGCCGCGATAGCCGTCCGCGCCCCGCTGCCCGCACTCGTGGCCGCCTTCGTCGTGGCGGGCGCGGGCCTGGAGCTCGCCATGGTCGTCTGGCTCTCGCTCCTCCAGGAACGCATCCCGGGCGACCGCCTCGGCCGCGTCCTGTCGTACTCGACGCTCGGCCAGATGCTGCCCGTACCCGTCGCCTACCTCCTCACCGGACCCGCCACCGAAAGACTCGGACTGCACACCACCCTCGCGTGGGCCGCGGGCCTGGTCACGACC
- a CDS encoding O-methyltransferase, whose amino-acid sequence MTPTNTLEDPRVASALDRMFRSAEQDEETSRRIRAALPQGSAPLGPQEQADAKAEVYMPISAQGGRLLYNLIRAVRPATVVEFGTSFGISTLHLAAAVRDNGTGHVISTELSAAKAAAARRTFTETGLDDLITVLEGDARDTLAAVDGSADFVLLDGWKDLCLPVLRLLEPRLAPGTLVVADDVDLEDLAPYLDYVRDPRNGYQSVTFPVEDGMEISCRL is encoded by the coding sequence ATGACACCCACCAACACGCTCGAAGACCCCCGCGTCGCCTCCGCCCTCGACCGGATGTTCCGCAGTGCCGAGCAGGACGAGGAGACCAGCAGGCGGATCAGGGCGGCGCTGCCCCAGGGTTCCGCGCCCCTCGGCCCGCAGGAGCAGGCCGACGCCAAGGCGGAGGTGTACATGCCGATCTCCGCCCAGGGCGGCCGTCTTCTCTACAACCTGATCCGGGCCGTCCGCCCCGCCACCGTCGTCGAGTTCGGCACGTCCTTCGGCATATCCACGCTCCACCTCGCCGCCGCGGTGCGCGACAACGGGACGGGGCACGTGATCAGTACGGAACTGAGCGCCGCCAAGGCCGCCGCCGCCCGCCGGACGTTCACCGAGACGGGTCTCGACGACCTGATCACCGTCCTCGAAGGAGACGCCCGCGACACCCTCGCCGCGGTCGACGGCTCCGCGGACTTCGTCCTGCTCGACGGCTGGAAGGACCTGTGCCTGCCGGTCCTGCGACTCCTCGAACCACGTCTCGCGCCCGGCACCCTCGTCGTCGCCGACGACGTCGACCTGGAGGACCTCGCGCCCTACCTCGACTACGTCCGTGACCCCCGGAACGGCTACCAGAGCGTCACGTTCCCCGTGGAGGACGGGATGGAGATCAGCTGCCGCCTCTAG
- a CDS encoding TetR/AcrR family transcriptional regulator, whose amino-acid sequence MGQGSTTAATARPEPAARHHGNRHGRSEQARQAVLEAVDDLLVEKGFTGVTIEGIAARAGVAKQTVYRWWKTKTDILLDAFLQDAAEALTPPDQGDLAADLRAHLRQLALFLTESDAGAVFRALIGHAQHDPAFAATLRSAYLDEQRRRDRLPLERAVARGRLAAGLDMAAEIDQLVGPVYHRVLVTAEPVDEAFTDRLVEAFLHRVDAAADPG is encoded by the coding sequence ATGGGACAGGGAAGTACGACCGCCGCCACGGCCCGGCCGGAACCGGCCGCACGCCACCACGGCAACAGGCACGGCCGCAGCGAACAGGCCCGGCAGGCGGTGCTTGAGGCGGTCGACGACCTCTTGGTGGAGAAGGGCTTCACCGGCGTCACCATCGAGGGCATCGCCGCGCGGGCGGGCGTAGCCAAGCAGACCGTCTACCGCTGGTGGAAGACCAAGACCGACATCCTCCTGGACGCCTTCCTCCAGGACGCGGCCGAAGCGCTGACTCCGCCGGACCAGGGCGACCTGGCGGCGGATCTACGCGCCCACCTGCGCCAACTGGCCCTGTTCCTCACCGAGTCAGACGCGGGTGCTGTCTTCAGGGCCCTGATCGGGCATGCCCAGCACGATCCCGCGTTCGCCGCCACCCTGCGGTCCGCGTACCTGGACGAGCAGCGCCGACGCGACCGGCTCCCGCTGGAACGTGCGGTGGCACGCGGCCGGCTCGCCGCGGGACTCGACATGGCGGCCGAGATCGACCAACTCGTGGGACCGGTCTACCACCGCGTCCTGGTGACGGCGGAACCCGTCGACGAGGCTTTCACCGACCGCCTCGTCGAGGCGTTCCTGCACCGCGTGGACGCAGCGGCGGACCCCGGCTGA
- a CDS encoding RsmB/NOP family class I SAM-dependent RNA methyltransferase, whose protein sequence is MNDQPNRPPRKPSGKSGKPYRRPQKDPVRFLAFEALRAVDERDAYANLVLPPLLRKAREKGDFDARDAALATELVYGTLRRQGTYDAIVAACIDRPLREVDPPVLDVLNLGVHQLLGTRIPTHAAVSASVELARVVLGDGRAKFVNAVLRKVSQDDLDGWVEKVAPPYDEDAEDHLAVVHSHPRWVVSALWDSLGGGRAGIEDLLEADNERPEVTLVARPGRATAEELLESVGEDSALPGRWSPYAVRLSEGGEPGALEAVREGRAGVQDEGSQLVALALANAPLDGPDEKWLDGCAGPGGKAALLAGIAAQRGAVLLAAEKQPHRAGLVAQALAGNPGPYQVVAADGTRPPWRPGTFDRVLMDVPCTGLGALRRRPEARWRRRPQDLDGFAPLQRGLLRTALESVRVGGIVGYATCSPHLAETRAVVDDVLKHGGGAELVDARPLMQDVPALGDGPDVQLWPHLHGTDAMYLALIRRTA, encoded by the coding sequence CGCTGCGGGCGGTCGACGAGCGTGACGCGTACGCGAACCTCGTCCTGCCGCCCCTGCTCCGCAAGGCGCGCGAGAAGGGCGACTTCGACGCGCGGGACGCGGCGCTCGCCACCGAGCTGGTCTACGGAACGCTCCGCCGCCAGGGGACGTACGACGCGATCGTCGCGGCCTGCATCGACCGGCCGCTGCGCGAGGTCGACCCGCCGGTCCTCGACGTGCTCAACCTCGGCGTGCACCAGCTGCTCGGTACGCGCATCCCGACGCACGCCGCCGTCTCCGCCTCGGTGGAGCTGGCCCGCGTCGTGCTCGGCGACGGGCGCGCCAAGTTCGTCAACGCCGTGCTGCGCAAGGTCTCCCAGGACGACCTCGACGGCTGGGTGGAGAAGGTCGCGCCGCCGTACGACGAGGACGCCGAGGACCACCTCGCCGTCGTCCACTCGCATCCCCGCTGGGTCGTCTCGGCGCTGTGGGACTCCCTCGGCGGCGGCCGCGCCGGCATCGAGGACCTGCTGGAGGCGGACAACGAGCGGCCCGAGGTGACGCTCGTGGCGCGCCCCGGCCGCGCCACCGCCGAGGAACTCCTCGAATCCGTCGGAGAGGACTCCGCGCTGCCCGGACGCTGGTCGCCGTATGCCGTGCGGCTCAGCGAGGGCGGCGAGCCCGGTGCCCTGGAGGCCGTGCGCGAGGGGCGCGCGGGCGTGCAGGACGAGGGCAGCCAGCTCGTCGCGCTCGCACTCGCGAACGCCCCGCTGGACGGCCCCGACGAGAAGTGGCTCGACGGCTGCGCGGGCCCCGGCGGCAAGGCGGCCCTGCTCGCCGGTATCGCCGCCCAGCGCGGCGCCGTCCTGCTCGCCGCCGAGAAGCAGCCGCACCGGGCCGGTCTCGTCGCCCAGGCGCTCGCCGGGAACCCCGGCCCCTACCAGGTCGTCGCGGCCGACGGCACCCGCCCGCCGTGGCGGCCCGGCACCTTCGACCGCGTCCTGATGGACGTGCCCTGCACGGGACTCGGCGCCCTGCGACGCCGCCCCGAGGCCCGCTGGCGCCGCCGCCCGCAGGACCTGGACGGCTTCGCCCCGCTCCAGCGCGGGCTGCTGCGCACGGCGTTGGAGTCGGTGCGGGTCGGCGGCATCGTCGGATACGCCACGTGCTCCCCGCACCTCGCCGAGACGCGGGCCGTCGTGGACGACGTACTCAAACACGGTGGCGGCGCCGAACTCGTCGACGCGCGGCCCCTGATGCAGGACGTTCCGGCACTGGGCGACGGGCCCGACGTACAGCTGTGGCCGCATCTGCACGGGACGGACGCGATGTATCTGGCGCTGATCCGGCGCACCGCCTGA